TCTGACACTTCCTCAATGCAAATCGAAAGCGTGGTAAATGAGAGCAACTAGaagatttgcttttaaagcatgctttcatccaaaggaaaacacaggtgtAACTTCTGCTGTCTTGGGGGCAGGCTTTTTCAGGTTTCTATCAAAGTACAGTCAGCAAAATTTGAGCTCAGATTAGTCCCTTgctaaataaaaagagagaaagagatgttGATAATTACTCTGCAACTGTGGGCTCACTTCCATCATTCCATGCTACGTGTCCACTTCTGCCTTCTGCTCTTGGTTATTTACTGTGCCCTGCATCAGTTTTTTCTATAAGTCTTTTGTTCTTTAACACAACTATATTTCATTAACTACATTTTCTAATGACGTTCAACATCGTAGCTGAGTCTGTCTAAAGTGTGACatttcagagaagctgtgtagCTTTCTATTGCAgctttttaatcagaaaaaataacacaggGTTGACTTTGAACTGGAATCGTGCTCGTAGCCATTACATTTAGAAGTTTAAATAATTCTGCATTCTGaacttctgtttgttcatttatttcaaactaGATGCTGCGAATGTTTTGGTGATGGGTACTGAGAAATCTGCAAAAGAAGATGATCCTggcatgatttttttcttcaggtaaGTTACAAACTACAtccaaaacattattttatgaaTAGCAGTCCTGCAAAAGCAATGCTGCTTGCAAAATCATAGCATCATACTACCTCACGAAGCTCAAGGAATAACTGTCCAATCTAAAGAATTCAGAATAAGAAACATATTtacacagggggaaaaaaaatcattctagCTTTTTACACTAAAGTATggttaaaaaagcaacaattgCACAGTCTCTCTGCACAAGTATTAAATCCCTTAATTCACAGTGTCAAGAATTGCCACCGTACAATTTGAGTATTGCGTTAAAGTACATTTAAAATAGTGTAATTACACCTCAGTTTTTCCTTGAATTTGCAGGGAAGGGGCTGTTGTGTTTTGGAATGTGGATGAGAAAAGTGTaagtaaagaaaaactgtttgttAAAGCTTCATCAGCAGATGAAGATGTGTCAGTCCCACAAAGCCCATTGCGCTTTGGCTTTTTCTGAGAACCTGGATctcttcaggaaggaaaaggattGATTCTTCTCTAAGGAGTGCGGCTGCTGGTCTGCTGCTGCCCTCAAGTGTGTGGGTTGCTGATACATCACCTATATTTGACCTTTTAAGCCCATCTTTCTGCGCAAAATAAGCAAATAGATGCACAGTAACGTACAAAGGGGGTGAAATCTCTTCAGTCTAAAAACCCGAAACCTTAATCTTGTGAGATTGACAgagaatttttttctccctacagCAATATATACTGAAAAAGTAAATCAGGAAAAATCATGAATTGTTATTTAAAAGACAtgaatgcagaggaaaaataaatgagcagtAAAAGATCACTTTAGAGCCATTTAAGTCAAAACTTACATTTGGATGACTTGCAAGGGGCAAAATTtggaaacagttgttttttttaatgttgtttatATATACGTATTTTTTAAACCAGTGAACAGTTTTCCCtaaaggaagatttttattGGTTGGTataattgttaaaaaaaaaataatagcaatattGAAATAACGTATCCTTTATGATAATCTTGATATTATCTGCCCACCAAGAGGGGAATGCTGCAggcatatttattttcatgaatatatttctagttatttaaaaatactctttCTACTGTGGTTAAATAAATTTGAGCTCTAGATAGATAAAGGCATCAATCTTCTCCGTAGGCAGGGTGTGTGAAACTAATTGGTGTGTTAGCCAGGTGATACTAAGATGGGCAGTCCACAGACAGATTTTTGCTAATGTAAGTGAAAACACAGTAGTTGCTTCCAGATGTGAACTACTTCTgcattcagtttgcttttcctGTATCAGACCAAAAACGCTCCTGATTTTCTGTCTATTTTGGAGGGTTACCTCAGCTAGCCTACAGAGACATCAGCTCTCCCTTCAAACCTTGCAGGCTGCTATGGCAGTAACTCTGCTGCTGACTTACAGGTGTTGCTGAAGGTGACCTGACCCCTTTTGATTTTTATGAATTGGGCACCTCTGCCCTCTGAAAAATATCTAATTTCCCATATATGTTTTTACATGCTCAACTACCATAGAAAACTCGAGAAATTCTTCCTGTCAGGAGTAACTTTGGTCAgcttttttgttagttttatttatgaaagaggaaatctgcctttttctgtgttttgaagtcATAGTCAAAGTGTTAGCTCTCAAAAAACTTGCTGAAATACAGGGCAGTACTCTTTATACTCGAGTTTTAATGAACTGAAACGAGAAAAAAAGAGGCCCCGTAAACAGAAACCGAAAGTAATTCAGTAAAATGGTGTGTAGGGACTTGCTGTGAATGGATAAAATTACTCTTTCAAAGTACTCCAGAATGAATACTAGGGgaataaaagctattttaagCTAATGGACACTTAACAGAAGCAGTAATAACTACAAGCTGATTATAACTGGGATTTGAAATTGTAAAACACTTTTTTCAGATAGCTCAGCAATAAGGTTGTGCAATATCTTCCCCACTGTAGGGAAAGATAATAACAGATAACCAGTTCTAAATTACCCAAAAAAAGGCGATAGTCACAATCCAGTTAAAGAAAGTAACATTCGCTGTACCTGTCCTAAGGATTAGGGCTTACCAAATAGTCCAGAGAAGGGGATCTCCAGGTAGAGATCCTTCCTTGTtggcagccagcccttaaatgaggcaTAGGGAGGGGTGGAACCTGGTTctacctgtgctcccagggctggctgtgtcCCTTCACCAGGTGCCCAGTCATTGGTTTaggccatgacttagcaatTCCCATACATCCACCGAAAGTAGTGAGGGCAAATAAACTAGCTTCAAGGTGGAGTGCATTAGTTTTATTAgaaagtgattctgtgatgcagtCACCTCTAATTGCAAGAGTTTGCACTTAATGAATCCAGAAGATCTCATTAAATGTACTGTGTGATAGGTAGTTCCTTCCATAAAATTAGGCCAGGCCAGGAATATACTCCTGTCTAATGGAAGCTTTTGTATCACTTCGAAAGAAAGCTGCCACTGAAACATCATTTCTTGATATCCAGATGAATGGCAGAGCTTTGGAAGTATGCATACTACAAGGCACAGTAATTTCACACATCTAGTTATAGTCTGTAAACCTTTGttctgatctagtaaaggcatatgtttggtggccctgctaggcaggggggttggaactacatgatccttgaggtcccttccaacccgggtcattctgtgattctgtgatttgttaAATCTTACTCTGAGCTGGAAATAGTTTCTGGAAAGGACTCTTTGTTAACAGTGTAACTATTACTATATTGATAATGACTCCGCAGTGCCAACAAGGCTATCACGATCCAAGTAAATACACCCTTTAAGCCTGGCATGCTGCATTATGAATCAACAGTTAATTCTGGCATTGTTTTAGCAGGACTTGCATTGCTCAGCTGCCCCTGGAAGCAGCGTAACTCACTGGTTGGCCTAACAATATGCACTTccttactggaaaaaaaaaaaaaatgaaaaaagaaaatacatatatattgtaCAGTCAACAAATACACAAAGTAGTGTGGCTAGGCTGGTATCTACAGATCATACAGCTAGAAAGATTACCACAGGGGAAAGagataataaaaagtaaatgaaaatgctcACCTGTATCCTAGGCTCACAGTGAAACTCCAgagggagcaatctccagaaagagatccttaCCCcgtggcagtcagcccttaaatgagttctaggagaggtgcagccaggctccaccccttccagtcatacagctgaattgccttcagctgtgctcccagggctgactcattgcttgtCTCAGGTGGTCAATTAGTGATATAGGCCATGATCAATGGTTCccatttgtgtatatatatttaattaaaaataaataaatacaatatttgGAATATATAATGGGTCACTGAAACAAACTATTGATTTTAGCAAACTAGTAACTTTGAAAGAAATGGCCACCTGATGTGTTTCTCCTGAAGATACTTCCCACACCCAGACATCTGCCAAAGTCTTGTGCAGCTCACTGTTATACTTCTTCATTGAAGTCTCTACTGCTGCCGTGGTTAGTCCTTACCTTGCTTTATAAATGCAGGCATTGAATGACATTTTCACAGATCCATTGCAGTTgttcacagacaaaaaaattCTTCCACATAACTTCCAAAATAAACTGTGGTAATAATTGCTTCCCTCAAATACAGAAAAGTTACTAGTACACCTACTTGTTTTTATGTGAATGATGTTAATAAGCAGGAAAGTTGCCTTCATCCATGTATTATATGCTAGCTCTTCACAGAGTGATAATATATTACAGTAGTAACTACTGCTATGTGCATTGTCTTTTTCTTAGATGAAGAATATAATGCGACTGCTGGAACAGCATGAAATTCAGCCATATGAAGTTGCACTGGTCCACTGGGAAAATGAAGAGATAAACTACAGAATAGGAGAGTAAGTATTTCCAAGTGCTTGTGTTTATTTAATAGCTTACAGACTAATAAAACAAATTCAAGTGAAAGCAACTAGTGAAAATACacttttcaatttctttctttttcaaatgagTAAAATGGGGAGAGAACAGTAAACGTAAACTCACAAGTTCTGCTGAACTGCTAAGCTTTCAATTTACAACCTCTATGACTTGGTTATACATTAGACTTTATAAATTATGAAGCTCTGCATCCACGCAACTGAACATGTTCTTCAGGTGTCCCAAAGAGAACATAAGTGCCtcacagggaaaataaatatccGTTATTGAGACAACTTGAATTTTAAAGGAGATACAGAACTTCTCTGGATAAACTCTAGGTTCAAATACAAGGTTGTGTTCTGCACATACTTCACTTCCTAGGAAAGATATAGCTTGAGTGATACGGACAGATACATCTGGCAcccatctttattttttaactacttTTTTCATCATGGAAAGCAAGAGACCTCTGTGGACTTATCAGTGTCGTTGGTGATGTCATTTATCTGCAGTTTTCCAACAGCACCAAAAAACTGTACTCGGGAGACATCAATGCCATTAGCTAATGAGCTTGAGTTCATTTAAGGTAGTTAGTTAAGAAGACAAccatgggttttttttttggttggttggttttttgttttgtttgttttccggACATTTGAAATGGCATGGACTATCCGGTTATAGAATCTGTGGTTCCTGACATAGTCTTAAGACTGAGAAACTTACCTTTAGTGTATAgtcaacaaatacaaagaaaggcAGTGACAGACTGCTATCCACAGATCATCAAGTTCAGATTATCACACTGGAGAGGGAtaatcagaaacaaatggaaaatgctcacctgCGTAAGCTCACAGGAAAAACTTCaagaggagcaatctccagagagaGATCCTTCTCCAGTGATAGTCAGCCCTTAATTGGGGTCTAGgggaggtgcagccaggctccaccccttccagtcacacagctgaattgccttcacctgtgctcccacagctgactcattgctcacctcaggtggtcaatcagaggttcaatGATCCAACAGTTCCCATAATTTTCAGTTATctgttttggttatttttgtaTTGAACATTGTTGATGAAGATGCTTCAATCTTGTTCTTACAGAGGGCAATCAAAGCTTCATAAGGGAGAAATCTTGTTAAATTCTGAGCTGGACACTGATGAAGTCATTCTGCAGAAATTTGCCTTTTCAAATGCCATGTGTCTTTCTGGTAAGTTAACGTTGTTGTGTACTATCAGCACATTGTACAGATTTAGTGAAATATCATTGTGAGTGGGACTTGTACATTGAAAGGCTGAAGAAGACTTAAGTGTCTTGTTTTGGTAAGCTGCATAAAGATTGATTGCGCATCAGTGGGAGGAATCATTTTTACTTTGTCTTCCTTAAATCTGAATTCCTTTTTGCAATGTAAATCTTAAAGATGAACAAAACTCCTTAAGAAAATTCTTTGCAAAAGACAGACTTTCTACTAAGCATCCCTTTGCCCACATTTGAGGTTATTCTAGGACAGTCAAGATTGTAGCCCAGTATTAAAAAGCTTTCAGTAATCTGAATTAATCATGACATcactaacaggaaaaaaaacttgaTATCAGCTAAACCAGACAGAGTTGTaaagcagtttttcagcttGGGAAGTCCAGCAGCATCAAGTGTGTGGACTGAAGTCTCAGACCGTGCTTTCCAGGATTGTTAGCAATGGCTGTGTGCCATGGTGGTACTTACATCAGGAGGCACTGAGAAGTCAGGCTCAACACTGATGCTTCCACCCTAGGAAATAATCTATGCTTCATCAGACCTAGAATGAGGCAGTAAGTGGGAATAGAAACTAGTAGCAGTAAGGCTGTCCTCAAAAAGACTTTAAAGGAAAACCTCTACTGCTTTTAGAGTAAATTACAAGATTCATATACTATATGGGGGAACATAACTTTAAACAGAAGACATCAAGAAATAGAATGCGTATTTTGTAAGTGATACCCTACTTGATCGAGACATACAGCATAATAACTAAATGGCTCTTGACCACTGAAGAAAAGAGCTACTAAGGCAAAAAGCCTTTAGTTTTGCTATTGTTAAAGCCACAGCAAGGCTGTGCACACATTACACAAGTGTAATTGAGCAAGGGATTTATTCCCAGGAGATAATTGGTGCCAAATTGTGTTACTGTGAAACATGTACACCATAAAGGAAGACAGTGAATGTTCAGTGTTGTTAAGGGATGCAAGTATAGTCAAAGTCAAATTTATGACACAACATAAGCTAACCTCTGTCAAATAATCATGGATAGCTGTAATGGCTATTTTCAAAGGCTAAATTAAATGCTGTTGAAGTCGCTGACTTGGATTAGGGCTCTGAACTGATAAATGAACAGGAAGAATGCCCAGCACTGGGCTTATTGTGCTTCTTGACTGGTACAGTTATGATGGAGGTAAGTTTTGGGACTGGTCTGATATTTTAACTTCATTCTTACTGGGCAATCTGAAGATTAAAGAACAGCCTGATTTCTGCACATCCACGTAGAAATCATCTTTAAGGCTCAAGTTGagacacaaaaccaaaatcGCAGATTGTCCAAGTTTGGATTTAGCTTCAACAAATAACAGGTGCTGGTATCTCTATACAAGCTAATTCTCACTGGTTTGAGCACGCTTCATCGAACACCAGACAAATGGAACCAAAGTTCTGCTCTGTAAAAATGCAGTGGAAACTTGACTGGCACCACATGAAGTCAGCTTGACTCCAGCAAGACTAAGTATTTCTAGCTTCTGCAGTGCCTCCTTGGAATGGAGTTTGCAAAGGCTGTATATACACAGTATAGCGCTCAAACTCACCTTCCTAAGCTGAAGCAAAGCCTTTCCAGGTCTGAAACAATACACTGGAGAGGTCAGCTGAACTCCGGTGATTCTGCAGGCAGATTTGTGTTGTTACACAACCCCAATTTATAGATGTATGAATGCATCGGTTGTACCGTGTAATTGGTAACTCACTACAGTTATGTTTGTGTCAGcgtattttgctgtattttggcAGATATAGATTGATTACTTGAAAGCATACATACCTGCCCCTCACAGCATTCTGCTCTGTCACCTCTGTGTTGCAGTAAAACTGGCTATCTGGGAATCGTTACTGGATAACTTTGTGGAATCTATCCAATCAATTCCTGAGGTGAGGTCTTGTTTATAcctttctcctcattttctccTGGGCTTTGTAAAATCTGGATCAGTCTAGATACAGCCGAGAATATAGAAAAAAGCAACTGGATACTTAACACATTTGATTGTAAAACCATCACGATAGAAAGCTCAGAACATCTTTAAAGGGCTGGGACAAGAAACTGGCAGTCTGTAAGGAGTTGGGGCACAGTGTGCGGAAAACTGCATTGCAATAATTTTTCCCATTTTGAGCTACTGTCGCCTGCTGTCGATAAACGTTGACAAGCAGCATTTAAAAGCCTGACCAAACATAGCATAGCGTGACAAAGCTTGGCCTCAAAGTGGTGTGATGTAACTTCAATATAATTAAGAGTTCGTGAGTGTTGCACTTAAACAACACTTTCTCATGAGGTGTAATTAAAACAAGATTCATAGGGTTCAAAAGAtaaatcttcatttatttttaatgaataaatagtAATGCATTGTTTTAAGTGAGGAAGATATTCATAGAAAAGCTAAACAGCAGCAAGGTAAAAAGAACACTGTCATGCCTTAAAAATAGCACTGGTATTGAGAGAGAACAAATGACTTGCAGAAAGTGTTCCAGGATTCTTACCTAGGTGAATAGCTCAACAACAATACTCGTATCAAGCCAGATAAGCAAGGCACTATGGAAACCAAACTTAAGTGTTATTAAATCTGATATGTGTTTAGATTTTAACTCATGTATACTTCAGGCTGTACAGATTCAGACTTCTTAACCACCAGTAAATGCTATTTGATCAGACAGGTAAAACTTGTTACTTTGCAGATACTAAAATCAAGAAGGAAGATAAAATTGTCTCATGCAGATGTCATGCAGAAAATCGGAGAACTTTTTGCGTTAAGGTAACATTTGTTGTTACTCTGAAGATAATAtcatacaaaaattaaaaatcaagttGTGCCTGACACGAAGACCAGACTACGCTGCAAGTTTTGGAGCAGTTCAGTGTGGCCTAAACACAGTGTAATAGTGGGGGGGATCTCCTCAGCCACCTTCTGGCTCAAGGCATTGTGTGCTGTTGTGGTGGTCAGAGGATCGTTTCCAACTGGCTCACCACTCGCTACCTCAACTCGTCCACTGTAGTACCTCAGCTGTAGACAGATGTTAAGCAATATTTTGTGAATGGACTAATTCCAcacccttttccttctctgggtTCAGGAATGCGGTTACAGTACGTACTACAGTAGGCAAAAGGATACCAGGAGGAAGCACAGGGATTGGCAGAATTGTGAACCATGGCTTAAAGttagaaaagcttttcagtgACTTGACATCATCTGCAAGTTCTGTTCTTTCCCTGGACTCACTGGAAACAAATGCTACATTGCAAGGattacattttctctctctcaagtGTAAAGCTGCTAATATTAcagacatttttttatttaaaacagaaaccttGCAAAATCAGTGAAGAAAGAGGTAGATGAAAATATGGTTCCTATCTTAAACATTGAGTTTTATACCCATATTGGAAGACCTTTCAGTAAATGAGCTACAGTGATCAAAAGCTCAAAGATATACGTGAGCAGTGGGTTGAGAGGCAGAAGACTTTTATCTCCTAGCCTTTAGAATGTTGAGACAGTAGCCTGGTTCTGTACTGTGCTCCCATCCCCAGTGAGCTCTGTCAGGCACACTTAAGAACTTAGAAACGAGATGTTAGGGACCTCCCCTGTAACTTTAATTCACATATTTGGTCAGCTTCAAGTGAGCTACTAGCAGAGCGAATTACTTCTGTACAGATAGGAGAAGTCGAGGAAAGTGGCAAGTTAAGGAGGCAATGTTGCCACAAGGCAAAAGCAAATAATGCATAAGGTGTGCAGTGTTCTTGGAAAAGCTTCAGAAGATGTTCCCAATTTTAAACAGCGACTACACGTGCATTTTTATTATGAATGAGATTCTTCTCATATTTTACTTAACAAGAAAAactttgtaatttttaattgctgtgtAAATATTTGTTCCTATACGCACCAAAAGGAACTTCAAACTACCGCAGTAACTATTCTTTTTAGACACCGCATAAATCTGAGTTCAGACCTGCTAATAACACCTGACTTCTACTGGGACAGAGAAAAACTGGAAGAGCTTTATGACAAAACATGCCAATTTCTCAATATTAATCGCAGAGTTAAGGTAGGTGTCTTACTGTTGGAACAGTTTTCCTTATGCCACTCAGTTGTCATTGCCTCAGCCAGGCTACAGACTGCTCCACGAAtgtctgttttaattttatcGAAGTCAGAGATCAATAGGCTCCTGTACACCACCCCCCTTTCTGTGTTCGTAACCCACTCACATCTTTTACCCAGTTTAGGTTAACAACCCTGCCTCAACCACCTAGACTTAAATGGATTATGCACTTCCTGAGCCACTAACTTAGGCTTTAAATAGTTGTAAGAAGAGGagctttaattctttttctgaaatgtgtgcaagaaaacaagtttaaaaaaaaaaaaagtgatgtgAAGCAGTTTTCTTACTAATGACATGATCATCCAGGTCAGTTCACTGCAGGGCTATGTTACGCTTACTGCTCTACCAGAATAAGCATGAGATACAAGTGGTACAGCAACCTTACCTACTTAGTTACTTCTGAGGCATTCCCATAAGCTGCATGTCATTTGCTTGCATTGTTTTGTGACTAAATGTCACCCGGTAGCTGTTTTAATACCTGCATATGCATATTTAAGTTTGTATTTGTTCTTTTATGACTCCGTTGAAATAAGAGTTGTATCAGAACTCCCATTGCTTATGCACGCTACCTTACAAGACTTTGTATTCTGCACTTCCGCAGAAATACTATCAGCTTTCCGCAGTGAGCCCCTTTATGGATTGTTTCTCTAGTGATCTCGTACAATGCGTAGAGCTCAGCTTTGCCCTGTGTTTGAAATCTGTTGCAGGTAATGAAtgaaaagctgcagcactgcatggagcTGACAGACTTAATGCGAAACCACCTGAATGAAAAGCATGCTCTGCGCCTCGAGTGGATGATAGTAATACTCATCACCATAGAGGTTAGTTGTGCTGGGTTTTTTCCCTGCTATCACATTGAAGAATGTAACAATAAGTGCAATTTATATACTACAATTGGCTTATTCATGCAATGTGCAAGGGGATTAGTCTTCAGTTCTTTGCAAGTAGCTTTTGAGTTGCAGCTGTAGTTATTTTTTGGCTTACAGTCTGTTTTAAAGATTGATACAAATTGTCCATTGATTTAACGATGTGTTTGCTATTTCACAGGTTCTGTTTGAACTCGCAAGGGTAGTGTTCTGACATCAGAATAAACTCTGGAAGGAAACTGACAAAACCATAATGACCATAAGGCCAAGAAAATTCCATAAGGCCAAGAAGATTCCAGTCTTCCATGCTTCTGGAAAATAGTGGAATTGACTCTCTTGATAAATGTGTACATACACTACTCAAATAAAGAAATTATGAACATTATACCAGCTGCTGTAACAGTGATATTAAAGAAGTCTTAACCTACGGATGTGCCAGTGTATAAAGCTGAGGTACAAACAATACAGTTGTAGAGGAGTCCTGCCAGTCATTAGGCTGGGTACAGAGCACTTGCATTTCCCCCTTAATGAGCAGAGACAGAAGGATGGACCCCTTCTGGGCTGACCTTGTTAATTTGCTGACAGACTCTTGTCCCCTTGACAGTTAAAGAGATGCTGATTATGTGGCCACTTCCTGCATTTCTGATGGTTCCCCAgtcttctgcagctccttctcGGATAGAAGTGACACTGTCCTGAAGAAGACTTGTTTCCAAGAAATAAGCTTACAACACTGCTGTTTGTTCTAATGAGAATAGAATTGGGCAGAGCTAGGGAAAACAGCTGACTACAAATCTGTCCATTGTAAGAAGCACCAACTCCTCGTTAGCAGTAGGTTCTTTTCCTCAGAGAATCAAAACAGGTAATACCTGGAGATCTTGGTTCTGGAAATAGCTCAGCTACCAgttctgtgagctgcagagaaGGTCTGAGCTGTCAGCCCCTCTCACAGGAGTGAATCAGTCAGCAGAACAGCTTGGTGACAAAAGCTTACTATTAACTGCAGAACAGCTCCTCAGCACTCATCTCTTACATAGGTTTAAAGAAGTAGTACATTAAATCCATTAAGTGGTGCTTGGTTTTTCCTACATAACTACTGTAACAGAGAATTAAGTTAAAATTTAACTGTTATAATTCTTgcaaacttaatttttttttaacacgCAAAATAGGCTTTCCCCTCATCCCCTATTTAAGTGTAACACCT
This region of Excalfactoria chinensis isolate bCotChi1 chromosome 3, bCotChi1.hap2, whole genome shotgun sequence genomic DNA includes:
- the RMND1 gene encoding required for meiotic nuclear division protein 1 homolog, which gives rise to MRLKLLHLQTTSFHSLTTICRCQRFNKTGHRLLKLDKDVDGTDHGTAKKIGNSYAPKTASPCLTSPCVQVKNWQMIQGNVSALGKSVYYQGGEMFFPPWKRFGLAAVENYKLSVEYIKKLGNISSRFYSIVSTSKIIPKSSTQPIKRPPKAPRTKQPSRANQPLLSDMENLMQCTAFATADEYHLGNLCHDLTSHGYVEITSLPRDAANVLVMGTEKSAKEDDPGMIFFFREGAVVFWNVDEKSMKNIMRLLEQHEIQPYEVALVHWENEEINYRIGEGQSKLHKGEILLNSELDTDEVILQKFAFSNAMCLSVKLAIWESLLDNFVESIQSIPEILKSRRKIKLSHADVMQKIGELFALRHRINLSSDLLITPDFYWDREKLEELYDKTCQFLNINRRVKVMNEKLQHCMELTDLMRNHLNEKHALRLEWMIVILITIEVLFELARVVF